Genomic window (Arachis hypogaea cultivar Tifrunner chromosome 13, arahy.Tifrunner.gnm2.J5K5, whole genome shotgun sequence):
AGTGCATAACAATTTAGACTTGCTTTCTATTTTTTAACAGCATGTCATATGGTATTTGTAGCTTGAAATCTATATTAAGTCAGAATTGGATTGCTGTTTAAATTATTTCACTTTCCTCATAATTCATAAATGATCTCTGAATTATGATAATCTCAATATCAGTGTCTTGAATCTTGAATTATTGTCatcttatgttttttattttgttaacacGACCTCAGGTTCGACATCAAAGACGATGAGAAAACACAGGTAAACGTATTTATAAATTATCTAGAGACCATATTCTTGAGATACGTAAGACTTGTCATAATTGGAGTAACTggtaatttaaaagaaaaagaaatatatagTGGGAAATTATATTTTGGTTcgagtattttttttcttttgggttgATTCTCGGGGTTTAAGTTGTTACTATTCATTTTGCTATGGCTTTGTTACTTCTGGTTGGCCGATTTTACAGATAGATTCAGCTGCAACTATCAAACTTGAAAATGTTGAAGACATTTGGAACTTGAGAGGAATATTAAACACTTCATTCGGAACTTGAGGTCATCGACTAACTTGTGTGCTTCTGTTATTGAGGTTGATGCAATGGCTCATGGAAAGATTGATGCTGAATATGTTGATGATTTTATATCAGGTTTGTATTGCAAAGTATTCATGTCACTGGTTTACATTCTCAGTTCTTGAGTAAATAAAGACAGACTACAATCTGTTTGCTCATTATTCTTCTTTGAGCTTTTGCATAGACTTGATATCATTCTAGATATTTGAATGCATTATAGTTGTATATTTGCTAGGCAGCCCGTACTTGCATTGAATAGTTTGTTTGGTGTCCTAAAATCCAGTATGTCGATTTTGTTAGGGGGCTAGTTGGTAGTTGTGTATTGCATGAACTTATTGAGTATGTGACTAGTCACTCACCTTTTTATTAGCAGAAATATCAAATTGTTTTTTTGTTGATGGACATTGCTTACTTCTTCTGTGTTGAAACATCTGGTGTAGGAAGCAAAATAACTAGTTGTTGAAAGGGTTTTCAAATTAGTCCTATTCTCTAGCTGGACGTGGCATGTCGAACCCTTGTTTAGTTAACTAGACCCTTTTACTTTTTTTCTGATATCAAGACCATTCACCAGAGTGCAGAGCCGGGATAAAGCTTGAACCGTTCTGTTTCTTGTCTGTAATCACTGTCTCCTCACATATGCTTTCCAATAGGAATCTAATCTTTCAATTCTAAAATTGTACATCAGTGTTAAATTGTTACTTATATCTTTCAATAAATTAATGTTATTAGAAAGTACAAGAATTTAAACCTCAATAAATCAGTGAAATAAAAATAGCCATATTATGGTGAAGCATGAAATGAAAGCAAtattgaagagaaagaagaaagtacTGACAGGGAGTGAGTTTGCAGTGGAAGAGGCAAAATAAAAGGTGGTGTCCATCAAGAGATTATGATTATCACAATGCAAAGGCAACTTTTTGTTATGAATCATGTCCTCCTTCTTAGTATTCTCCATATATTGATTTATCATGATGCTCAACTTGCTCAGCTTCCTCAACACACATGGTGGCTGCTATAGTCATGGGCTACTTGCACTTGCATCTTCATTGTAGCTTGGTTGGACAAGAGGGATCTCAATCAATGGAAGCTTGGTTGGAATATCAGGCTTTTGGCTTCTGCTTATTCGATACATACATTATTGATACATCAtatattatattgtattattacTCTTAACTTagcttctttttaattaattgatttgttATTGGTTCAGGGAATTGTGGGGTCTAGAGTAGTATTTCTTATCATAGCATGGTGCATACAAATGAGAGGGTCACTATTTGTCTCCATTTTCAACCCTCTCATGCTTGTTCTTGTGCTTGTGGCTGTTGCGGCTTCTTTCATGTTAGATGAGCAATTGTATCTTAGAAGGTACATATATAATAGACTTTTGTATGTATGTtgtttattattggttttggTATTAATATAGACATATGATTTGGTATATATGCAGTGTGATTGGAGTAGTACTGATAGTATGTGGACTATACATGGTTCTATGGGGAAAGAACAAAGAGATGAAAAAGATAACTCAATTGCTGCCATCTGAAATCATACAATTACAGCAGTAGGATCAACAACAGACTATACAAGTTGTGGTTAAGTTATTGCATGCTGGGGGGTATGATGATTTAATTATTGGAAATCATATAATTAAGATTCCATTGTATTTGTTTTTCAGGTAGAAAGGTGTTTCTGGAGACAAAGTACTTTTACTTTAATCTGAAAAAGCATGTGTTTAAAGACaataacaaaaggaaattaaaacaGGAAAGGGCACCGGAAAAAGGTGGGGAAAAGGAATCAGGAGCTTGTGAATAACAACAAAGTCATTGGGTTCAAGACTAAGTTTGTTTTTTGGAGGAAGAAGAATCGCACTCAATTTCTTAAAACTAAGTGGATTATGTTTGAGTTCCGTATTTTTGTCCCCACCACAACTTTCAACCCCTCTCAGATAATTCATTTCTTTATCTCGGAATAGTTATCACAATTTATATAACCATGACTACTGTACGATGTTAGAAATGTAGAAATAGTAGACATAGTAACAATTCATTTAGTTGTTTAGATAGGAATAAGATACAAAACTTTTGTGTTCATTATTTAAAAGATAGAATCTAAATGCAAaatcaaagatcatgttgccatATACGaataataatcaaattttttctttttttttttgaatatttttgtgtGCTACATTATCTTATCTGAATAATTATTTTGGTATATATTTCATTAAATCATTATATGGTATTTTATAACATGTGGTTTTTGAAATAGATAATGTCATCATGGACTGGCTACAAAATATATCTGAAGAAGGATAAGAGGAGGAACAAGAAGGCAAAGTTTTCTTGTGAGGAAAGTagtgatgaaaaaaaaagaaaaagaaaaagaaaaagcaaaaagagcaAGTGAAGTGAATTTTGCAGATGAGATAAGTGAAATTAACACAGGACCTCCTTCACCAACTTCATCTAATAAATCCTCTGTTACAAGTTAAATATTAGAGTAGCGAAAATTATTCAAATGAGTTAGGAAATTGAATAGGAGTTGCTTGGAGCATAAGTCTTCTAATTTACTAGTATGAGAAAAATCATTTAGAGCCCTTTGAATACTCATTAACAACTTTTAATTTACTCAATACACTATGTTGATGCATGgttgttacttattattatagttgatgtatcaatacactttgtttatgttttgaattatattgacttgcttgttcatagtacttttcttttagtttgataatacgatgaacttatttaaatttaaatttattttgtatgaaatcaGGTTTATTTTACAacgaaaaaatctaaaaaaaaatgttGTTTTACCTTACTGATGGATTTACAGACAGAATTTTCGTCTGTATTCAGAGTTGGAAATGTTTTCCTAGGCTCCAATTACTGACGGAAAATCTGACGCTAGTTACCGAcgaaaaatgttagaaaattgGACAGTTTAAGCAAAATTGAAGTGACGATTACCAAGAGAAAATCTGTTGATAACGGAAAAAATCTGTTGGTAaattaccgatagaaaatctgtcgaaaaatctgACGATTTTTTAGCGAAAGGAGGACCATTACCGAGAAAAATCCTGTCGGTAATGGAAAATGATGGAAAACTTGTTTTAATTTCCTGCACACTACCAGCAACAATAATCAACCAATTGGAagcaaatattaaattaatatttttaataatgtttgattatCACAATTAttcaagttttccaaactcatcaatctctcccttgattacaaatattattaaaaatgaattgaaaaggattaggattagagaacTCCCTTGAAGATTTGGCCGAATCCTCCCCCTTTCAATCGATGACATTGCTCCCCCTTAAGGTGTGCTTAATTATCCATCAACTTATGGAAGCAATACCTGTAAACATGCTTAAAtagttccaaaaaaaaattttatattttcaaaacatGGATCCTTAACAAGCCGagccatattttataaaaaaaaaaagacttgtaCTTGAGCAAACACTTTTATCAAATAATGATCAAGGCTCAAGTTCTAACACACTGCTCAAGGTAACATATTCAAAGCATCAAAAAAATGTTTCTTGCCAACAAATCATAGCAAGCAATAAAACACAGTGTTCAACCACAAAAACAGAGCATCAAAACATGGCATGAAACAATAATCAAATAGAGTAAAACATCTGATAGAAATATAGGGCTC
Coding sequences:
- the LOC112738094 gene encoding WAT1-related protein At1g68170 isoform X1, translating into MALRLSGILMGEVIVYERKVKLLYGSTSKTMRKHRLMQWLMERLMLNMLMILYQGIVGSRVVFLIIAWCIQMRGSLFVSIFNPLMLVLVLVAVAASFMLDEQLYLRSVIGVVLIVCGLYMVLWGKNKEMKKITQLLPSEIIQLQQ
- the LOC112738094 gene encoding WAT1-related protein At1g68170 isoform X2, translated to MALRLSGILMGEVIVYERKVKLLYGSTSKTMRKHRLMQWLMERLMLNMLMILYQGIVGSRVVFLIIAWCIQMRGSLFVSIFNPLMLVLVLVAVAASFMLDEQLYLRSVIGVVLIVCGLYMVLWGKNKEMKKITQLLPSEIIQLQQ
- the LOC112738094 gene encoding WAT1-related protein At1g68170 isoform X3, which gives rise to MALRLSGILMVIVYERKVKLLYGSTSKTMRKHRLMQWLMERLMLNMLMILYQGIVGSRVVFLIIAWCIQMRGSLFVSIFNPLMLVLVLVAVAASFMLDEQLYLRSVIGVVLIVCGLYMVLWGKNKEMKKITQLLPSEIIQLQQ